Part of the Brassica oleracea var. oleracea cultivar TO1000 chromosome C8, BOL, whole genome shotgun sequence genome is shown below.
TATCCAAGCTTTTAACACCTGGAGTGCTCACTGATTGACCCATTTTTGCTCCATCATCCACTGCTGCATCTTCGCCGTAGAAAGACCAAGATGGTCTCGGCTCCTTTACCATTCAGAACTCCTCATAGTGTGCAGGCCTATGTTCCTTGAAATCCATTTAATAAGCACAGTTGTCAAACGTTCTTCCTCTAGGAGACAGAGAGCCTGATAAAACCAATAGATAAAAAAAAAGACAAGTTTGTTTGTTCAGCGGTCAGTACTAGTTCAGAGTCACTCTTCCAACTAGACTGATAACATTTCAAAGTAACCTGTAGAGAGAGAGAGAGAGAGTTCTAAGCATTCTTCCAAAGCTAGTATTTGTGTTTACTAAATCCTAAAAGCATATATGTGAGGGAAACAAAATACAAAAAAAAATCCAAAAGGGAGTATGGGATAAACCACCATCATCAACATCAATTATCTTCTAGCTTGTTGGATTCTGTCTCCACTAAATTGGCTTCACATTCCATGGTATGCGTCCCTTGCCAAAGAAATGAACATACAAGAGAGAATATTAGTGTTGCTTGCTACTAAGCTAAAACAAGTGTACAGGAAATAGAAGGCTATAAATGTAGCACTACTACAGAACTGTTAACAAAGTGACCAAAGGCAGGGAGGCTTTTATGGGCTAAGCATTTAAATGGGCCTGTTCAAATCCGGCCCATGTATCTATTGGGCTACAGAGAGTTTAATACATCTCTTTTAAGGAAATTCTAGCACAGAACAAGACTCTAGATTAGAGAGCAGAGACGGTATATGATATTAAATTCATTCTCCGTCTAAGATTAGTCCTCTGTTTCCTCGAGATTAGTAGATCGATACACAGGGAGGGACAGGGGAAAGAAAATTCCGACAATCATTGTCTTATTCGATCTGGGAGAGACAGAACATAAACAGAGAGATGGCTATGTCTCAGGTGGTGAACACGTACCCGCTTTCGAACTACAGCTTCGGAACTAAAGAACCGAAGCTCGAAAAGGACACTTCCGTCGCCGACCGTCTCGCTCGTATGAAAATCAAGTACGATTCCTTCTCTTTTCTTCTAGTAGTATTGCTGGAGAAGATAACCATAATTAAAAATAAAAATAAAAACAAAATAAAAAACTAGAAAGCTAAAGCCTTTAATCATAATCTTGAGCTCCTTTGATTTCATAAATCTTCTGGGTTTCTTTCCTGATGAATATCGTTGTAACTTGTTAGAAAGATTGGCCACAGTAGCTATAAAGTATTTAACTTTCCAGTGATTGATTTAAGAAGGAAACAGGTATAGTTAGTGGCCATGTTATAGAGAGCTGTTTTGTTCTGCAAGTTCGTTGAAAGTCTCGTGATTTTCTTCCAGGAATAATGATTACGCTCTATTTTGTAATTCTATAGTTTTAACTCAAATACATTCTTCAAGTCTGATAGCTGGAGTATATTTGTTTTATTGATGGTGTTTTTGCAGCTATATGAAAGAGGGCATGAGGACTAGCGTTGATGCGATTCTGCTGGTATGTGTTTTGTAGTTTTCTGTTGACTAAACTTGTTATCCAACTCCTCTGTAGTTTTCTCTATGTTGAATTGTATCACCACCCGCTGTCTTAAATTCGGTGGAACAGCTATTTGGTTAATGTATTGTATTCTTATATTACCATAAAGATAATGGCTACTGAAGTGTCAGCTTATCTGTAGTTTATCTTGGCCTTTCTCAGTAAGCATGCGCTTTGCCGTTGTATCGTTATAACTGTGGCAGAAGTATGGAACTATGTGATACTTGATTGAAGCCATCTACGTGTTGCCATCCTTAAAACATAATATAAATGTATTGACATCCTAAAAGTCAATTTTATAAACGTATTATTACCCACAGCTACAAGTATCTCGTTGGTGCATAAGTTAAGTAGATGATTAGTGACTTAGTGTCAAGTCTAGAAAATTGTTACCACCTACTATGATTTGAGATTTGTTATATATCTCTCTCTGACCCTAGGATTCTTCTTGATACCTTTTGCTGATCAACCTTTATAGGTACAAGAACACAACCATCCTCACATACTTCTCCTGCAAATTGGTAACACATTCTGCAAGCTTCCAGGTGGACGCCTGAAGCCTGGAGAAAACGGTATGCAATGCAGCAACCATCTTCAATTAGTACTTTCTATACTCTGATTTTTTTTTTGGTTGCTTCATCTTTTGGCGTACTATGTTATGTTCTTGCAGAAGTTGAAGGCTTGAAAAGAAAGTTGACTAGTAAGCTTGGAGGCAATTCTGCTGCTCTTGTACCTGACTGGAAGGTGTACTATCCTTGTTTCCTCTCTCTATTTCTTTGACTGATAGCGAGCAGATATTTAGGTGTAGGTAGATGCCTAAAAAGAACTAGGTCGGTCAGTGTAGCATGTGCTTGCTCTTAATACAAACGAGAAGCAATTCAATATTACACGTTAACATTCTAGTAATGAGGTACTCATAGAAGGAAACAAAGACACTTTGCCACGAGTCCAGACATGTCTGAATGAGTTATTATGTATATCGCTTTGTCCCTGATCCATTGTTCGTTGATGAGTTCCCTCCCTTTTAACAGGTAGGAGAATGTGTTGCGACGTGGTGGCGTCCAAACTTTGAAACCATGATGTACCCGTATTGCCCTCCTCACATAACCAAGCCCAAGGTATTTTTAAAACATAGAAGAATGTTGCTTCTCAGTGTTCCTCTTTCTCTCTTTCTCCTGAATAGCTTTCATTGATATCTCTTTTTTTTTTTTTTTTTTGTGGAATGACAGGAATGCAAGAGACTTTATATTGTTCACTTGTCTGAGAA
Proteins encoded:
- the LOC106309557 gene encoding pre-mRNA cleavage factor Im 25 kDa subunit 2-like; this encodes MAMSQVVNTYPLSNYSFGTKEPKLEKDTSVADRLARMKINYMKEGMRTSVDAILLVQEHNHPHILLLQIGNTFCKLPGGRLKPGENEVEGLKRKLTSKLGGNSAALVPDWKVGECVATWWRPNFETMMYPYCPPHITKPKECKRLYIVHLSEKEYFAVPKNLKLLAVPLFELYDNVQRYGPVISTIPQQLSRFHFNMISS